From the genome of Burkholderia pyrrocinia:
TCAACGCGCTGTATGGCAGATATGAACGACATGACCTCGAGTGAATTCGAAGCCCTCCTGACGGCGCAACGCAGCGCCATGAACCGCGACGCTTCGGCGCCGGCGTCCACCGAGACGCCCACGCTGACGAAAGCGGAACTGGCGGAGCTGCTGTTCGACAGCGTCGGGCTGAACAAGCGTGAAGCGAAGGACATGGTCGAGGCGTTTTTCGAAGTGATCCGCGACGCGCTCGAAAACGGCGAAAGCGTCAAGCTGTCGGGATTCGGCAATTTCCAGTTGCGCGACAAGCCGCAGCGTCCGGGCCGCAATCCGAAGACGGGCGAGGCGATTCCGATCGCGGCCCGCCGGGTAGTAACCTTCCACGCGAGCCAGAAGCTGAAGGCGCTGGTCGAAAACGGCACGGAGTAACGTCCCGCGCGCTGACGTCCCCGCGCGGCCGCCGCGCACCCTTACCGACGGTTAACCGACGATGACCACCACGGTTGAGAAAGTCGTTTTGCCTCCGATTCCCGCGAAGCGCTACTTCACGATTGGTGAAGTCAGCGAACTGTGCGGGGTCAAGCCGCACGTGCTGCGTTACTGGGAACAGGAATTCACTCAGCTTCG
Proteins encoded in this window:
- a CDS encoding integration host factor subunit alpha, with the translated sequence MNDMTSSEFEALLTAQRSAMNRDASAPASTETPTLTKAELAELLFDSVGLNKREAKDMVEAFFEVIRDALENGESVKLSGFGNFQLRDKPQRPGRNPKTGEAIPIAARRVVTFHASQKLKALVENGTE